A single window of Papio anubis isolate 15944 chromosome 8, Panubis1.0, whole genome shotgun sequence DNA harbors:
- the ADHFE1 gene encoding hydroxyacid-oxoacid transhydrogenase, mitochondrial isoform X1 — translation MAAAARARVAHLLRQLQRAACQCPTHSHTYSQAPGLSPSGKTTDYAFEMAVSNIRYGAGVTKEVGMDLQNMGAKNVCLMTDKNLSQLPPVQVAMDSLVKNGIPFTVYDNVRVEPTDASFMEAIEFAQKGAFDAYVAVGGGSTMDTCKAANLYASSPHSDFLDYVSAPIGKGKPVSVPLKPLIAVPTTSGTGSETTGVAIFDYEHLKVKTGIASRAIKPTLGLIDPLHTLHMPARVVANSGFDVLCHALESYTALPYHLRSPCPSNPITRPAYQGSNPISDIWAIHALRIVAKYLKRAVRNPDDLEARSHMHLASAFAGIGFGNAGVHLCHGMSYPISGLVKTYKAKDYNVDHPLVPHGLSVVLTSPAVFTFTAQMFPERHLETAEILGADTRTTRIQDAGLVLADTLRKFLFDLDVDDGLAAIGYSKADIPALVKGTLPQERVTKLAPRPQSEEDLAALFEASMKLY, via the exons cCCCTGGACTTTCACCTTCTGGGAAAACAACAGATTATGCCTTTGAG atggctGTTTCAAATATTAGATATGGAGCAGGAGTTACAAAGGAAGTGGGAATG GACCTACAAAACATGGGTGCTAAAAATGTGTGCTTGATGACAGACAAGAACCTTTCCCAGCTCCCTCCTGTGCAAGTAGCTATGGATTCCCTAGTGAAGAATGGCATCCCCTTTACGGTTTATGATAATGTGAGAGTGGAACCAACGGATGCAAG CTTCATGGAAGCTATTGAGTTTGCCCAAAAGGGAGCTTTTGATGCCTATGTTGCTGTTGGTGGCGGCTCTACCATGGACACCTGTAAGGCTGCTAATCTGTATGCATCCAGCCCTCATTCTGATTTCCTAGATTATGTCAGTGCCCCCATTGGCAAGGGAAAGCCTGTGTCTGTGCCTCTTAAGCCTCTGATTGCAG TGCCAACTACCTCAGGAACCGGGAGTGAAACTACTGGGGTTGCCATTTTTGACTATGAACACTTGAAAGTAAAAACTG GCATCGCTTCGAGAGCCATCAAACCCACACTGGGACTGATTGATCCTCTGCACACCCTCCACATGCCTGCCCGAGTGGTCGCCAACAGTGGCTTTGATGTGCTTTG CCATGCCCTGGAGTCATACACTGCCCTGCCCTACCACCTGCGGAGCCCCTGCCCTTCAAATCCCATCACACGGCCTGCGTACCAGGGCAGCAACCCAATCAGCGACATTTGGGCTATCCACGCGCTGCGGATCGTGGCTAAGTATCTGAAGAG GGCTGTCAGAAATCCTGATGATCTTGAAGCAAGGTCTCATATGCACTTGGCAAGTGCTTTTGCTGGCATTGGCTTTGGAAATGCTGGTGTTCATCTGTG ccATGGAATGTCTTACCCAATTTCAGGTTTAGTGAAGACGTATAAAGCAAAGGATTACAATGTGGATCACCCACTGGTG CCCCACGGCCTTTCTGTGGTGCTAACGTCCCCAGCGGTGTTCACTTTCACGGCCCAGATGTTTCCAGAGCGACACCTGGAGACAGCAGAAATACTGG GAGCTGATACTCGCACTACCAGGATCCAAGATGCAGGGCTGGTGTTAGCAGACACGCTCCGCAAATTCTTATTTGATCTGGATGTTGATGATGGCCTAGCAGCCATTGGTTACTCCAAAGCTGATATCCCCGCACTAGTGAAAGGGACGCTGCCCCAG GAAAGGGTCACCAAGCTTGCACCCCGTCCCCAGTCAGAAGAGGATCTGGCTGCCCTGTTTGAAGCTTCAATGAAACTGTATTAG
- the ADHFE1 gene encoding hydroxyacid-oxoacid transhydrogenase, mitochondrial isoform X3: protein MAVSNIRYGAGVTKEVGMDLQNMGAKNVCLMTDKNLSQLPPVQVAMDSLVKNGIPFTVYDNVRVEPTDASFMEAIEFAQKGAFDAYVAVGGGSTMDTCKAANLYASSPHSDFLDYVSAPIGKGKPVSVPLKPLIAVPTTSGTGSETTGVAIFDYEHLKVKTGIASRAIKPTLGLIDPLHTLHMPARVVANSGFDVLCHALESYTALPYHLRSPCPSNPITRPAYQGSNPISDIWAIHALRIVAKYLKRAVRNPDDLEARSHMHLASAFAGIGFGNAGVHLCHGMSYPISGLVKTYKAKDYNVDHPLVPHGLSVVLTSPAVFTFTAQMFPERHLETAEILGADTRTTRIQDAGLVLADTLRKFLFDLDVDDGLAAIGYSKADIPALVKGTLPQERVTKLAPRPQSEEDLAALFEASMKLY from the exons atggctGTTTCAAATATTAGATATGGAGCAGGAGTTACAAAGGAAGTGGGAATG GACCTACAAAACATGGGTGCTAAAAATGTGTGCTTGATGACAGACAAGAACCTTTCCCAGCTCCCTCCTGTGCAAGTAGCTATGGATTCCCTAGTGAAGAATGGCATCCCCTTTACGGTTTATGATAATGTGAGAGTGGAACCAACGGATGCAAG CTTCATGGAAGCTATTGAGTTTGCCCAAAAGGGAGCTTTTGATGCCTATGTTGCTGTTGGTGGCGGCTCTACCATGGACACCTGTAAGGCTGCTAATCTGTATGCATCCAGCCCTCATTCTGATTTCCTAGATTATGTCAGTGCCCCCATTGGCAAGGGAAAGCCTGTGTCTGTGCCTCTTAAGCCTCTGATTGCAG TGCCAACTACCTCAGGAACCGGGAGTGAAACTACTGGGGTTGCCATTTTTGACTATGAACACTTGAAAGTAAAAACTG GCATCGCTTCGAGAGCCATCAAACCCACACTGGGACTGATTGATCCTCTGCACACCCTCCACATGCCTGCCCGAGTGGTCGCCAACAGTGGCTTTGATGTGCTTTG CCATGCCCTGGAGTCATACACTGCCCTGCCCTACCACCTGCGGAGCCCCTGCCCTTCAAATCCCATCACACGGCCTGCGTACCAGGGCAGCAACCCAATCAGCGACATTTGGGCTATCCACGCGCTGCGGATCGTGGCTAAGTATCTGAAGAG GGCTGTCAGAAATCCTGATGATCTTGAAGCAAGGTCTCATATGCACTTGGCAAGTGCTTTTGCTGGCATTGGCTTTGGAAATGCTGGTGTTCATCTGTG ccATGGAATGTCTTACCCAATTTCAGGTTTAGTGAAGACGTATAAAGCAAAGGATTACAATGTGGATCACCCACTGGTG CCCCACGGCCTTTCTGTGGTGCTAACGTCCCCAGCGGTGTTCACTTTCACGGCCCAGATGTTTCCAGAGCGACACCTGGAGACAGCAGAAATACTGG GAGCTGATACTCGCACTACCAGGATCCAAGATGCAGGGCTGGTGTTAGCAGACACGCTCCGCAAATTCTTATTTGATCTGGATGTTGATGATGGCCTAGCAGCCATTGGTTACTCCAAAGCTGATATCCCCGCACTAGTGAAAGGGACGCTGCCCCAG GAAAGGGTCACCAAGCTTGCACCCCGTCCCCAGTCAGAAGAGGATCTGGCTGCCCTGTTTGAAGCTTCAATGAAACTGTATTAG
- the ADHFE1 gene encoding hydroxyacid-oxoacid transhydrogenase, mitochondrial isoform X2, translated as MAAAARARVAHLLRQLQRAACQCPTHSHTYSQAPGLSPSGKTTDYAFEMAVSNIRYGAGVTKEVGMDLQNMGAKNVCLMTDKNLSQLPPVQVAMDSLVKNGIPFTVYDNVRVEPTDASFMEAIEFAQKGAFDAYVAVGGGSTMDTLPTTSGTGSETTGVAIFDYEHLKVKTGIASRAIKPTLGLIDPLHTLHMPARVVANSGFDVLCHALESYTALPYHLRSPCPSNPITRPAYQGSNPISDIWAIHALRIVAKYLKRAVRNPDDLEARSHMHLASAFAGIGFGNAGVHLCHGMSYPISGLVKTYKAKDYNVDHPLVPHGLSVVLTSPAVFTFTAQMFPERHLETAEILGADTRTTRIQDAGLVLADTLRKFLFDLDVDDGLAAIGYSKADIPALVKGTLPQERVTKLAPRPQSEEDLAALFEASMKLY; from the exons cCCCTGGACTTTCACCTTCTGGGAAAACAACAGATTATGCCTTTGAG atggctGTTTCAAATATTAGATATGGAGCAGGAGTTACAAAGGAAGTGGGAATG GACCTACAAAACATGGGTGCTAAAAATGTGTGCTTGATGACAGACAAGAACCTTTCCCAGCTCCCTCCTGTGCAAGTAGCTATGGATTCCCTAGTGAAGAATGGCATCCCCTTTACGGTTTATGATAATGTGAGAGTGGAACCAACGGATGCAAG CTTCATGGAAGCTATTGAGTTTGCCCAAAAGGGAGCTTTTGATGCCTATGTTGCTGTTGGTGGCGGCTCTACCATGGACACCT TGCCAACTACCTCAGGAACCGGGAGTGAAACTACTGGGGTTGCCATTTTTGACTATGAACACTTGAAAGTAAAAACTG GCATCGCTTCGAGAGCCATCAAACCCACACTGGGACTGATTGATCCTCTGCACACCCTCCACATGCCTGCCCGAGTGGTCGCCAACAGTGGCTTTGATGTGCTTTG CCATGCCCTGGAGTCATACACTGCCCTGCCCTACCACCTGCGGAGCCCCTGCCCTTCAAATCCCATCACACGGCCTGCGTACCAGGGCAGCAACCCAATCAGCGACATTTGGGCTATCCACGCGCTGCGGATCGTGGCTAAGTATCTGAAGAG GGCTGTCAGAAATCCTGATGATCTTGAAGCAAGGTCTCATATGCACTTGGCAAGTGCTTTTGCTGGCATTGGCTTTGGAAATGCTGGTGTTCATCTGTG ccATGGAATGTCTTACCCAATTTCAGGTTTAGTGAAGACGTATAAAGCAAAGGATTACAATGTGGATCACCCACTGGTG CCCCACGGCCTTTCTGTGGTGCTAACGTCCCCAGCGGTGTTCACTTTCACGGCCCAGATGTTTCCAGAGCGACACCTGGAGACAGCAGAAATACTGG GAGCTGATACTCGCACTACCAGGATCCAAGATGCAGGGCTGGTGTTAGCAGACACGCTCCGCAAATTCTTATTTGATCTGGATGTTGATGATGGCCTAGCAGCCATTGGTTACTCCAAAGCTGATATCCCCGCACTAGTGAAAGGGACGCTGCCCCAG GAAAGGGTCACCAAGCTTGCACCCCGTCCCCAGTCAGAAGAGGATCTGGCTGCCCTGTTTGAAGCTTCAATGAAACTGTATTAG